One region of bacterium genomic DNA includes:
- a CDS encoding metalloregulator ArsR/SmtB family transcription factor, with translation MARTRTTFDSFNAVAEPKRRVLIEALVIKELTVNQIVEHMGWNQPMVSKHLGVLKQVGLVSERKEGRYRIYKVNAAQLKPIQKWVVQFEQYWSNSLDHLEDYLNEIQSREVKDE, from the coding sequence ATGGCACGCACACGAACCACTTTTGACTCATTCAATGCGGTAGCAGAACCGAAACGACGAGTACTCATTGAAGCGTTGGTCATCAAGGAACTGACTGTTAATCAGATTGTGGAACACATGGGGTGGAATCAACCCATGGTTTCAAAGCATCTAGGTGTTCTGAAGCAAGTGGGTTTAGTTTCAGAAAGAAAAGAAGGCCGATATCGTATCTACAAAGTGAATGCCGCGCAGCTGAAACCTATACAAAAATGGGTAGTCCAGTTTGAACAGTATTGGAGTAACAGTCTGGATCACCTGGAAGACTATTTAAACGAAATTCAATCTAGAGAGGTGAAGGATGAGTAA
- a CDS encoding ABATE domain-containing protein has protein sequence MNTEKRAVSAIKLIGGRLCLDFVNTIGGRRPDLSHARKTAAFYTIRDEKLNDYPDLVAWARRVELLTEPEARQLAVQARRNEPEASVIWKRAIQLRESIYRICTGRLSGEIPQASDLEVLNRELQAAFDRTKLSMEKSNFHWEWTNATGSLERILWPIADSAAAMLTEGDLTRLRQCSGDDCGWLFEDTTRNRSRHWCDMKDCGNTAKVRRFRSRNQKRHR, from the coding sequence ATGAATACTGAGAAGAGAGCGGTTTCAGCGATCAAACTGATTGGGGGACGTTTGTGTCTGGATTTCGTAAATACGATTGGAGGCCGGCGCCCGGACCTGTCACACGCGCGAAAAACGGCTGCTTTTTACACCATCCGCGACGAAAAACTCAATGATTACCCAGACCTGGTGGCCTGGGCGAGACGCGTTGAGCTCCTTACAGAACCGGAAGCCCGTCAATTAGCCGTGCAGGCGAGACGGAATGAGCCGGAAGCATCGGTGATTTGGAAAAGGGCAATTCAACTACGTGAATCCATCTATCGCATCTGCACCGGAAGACTATCGGGCGAGATCCCGCAGGCATCGGATCTGGAAGTGCTGAATCGTGAACTGCAAGCCGCATTCGATCGAACTAAACTGTCCATGGAAAAATCAAATTTTCATTGGGAGTGGACGAATGCGACAGGCTCGCTGGAGCGGATCCTTTGGCCCATTGCCGATTCGGCGGCAGCAATGTTAACAGAAGGGGATTTGACCCGTTTGCGCCAATGCAGCGGCGATGATTGCGGCTGGCTATTTGAGGATACAACCCGCAATCGCAGTCGTCATTGGTGCGATATGAAGGATTGCGGAAATACAGCAAAAGTTCGCCGTTTCCGGTCACGTAACCAAAAACGCCATCGCTAA
- a CDS encoding SRPBCC domain-containing protein has product MSNDNELMVEPSILIREFIAPRQLVFDAWTQVKHLKNWMFPQKGFTCEYVSADIKPGGSSLHKMIAPNGHEMWLLTKYEEVNPPESLVFRQYISNEAGDILPNTQMPNWPKEMRTTIKLEEVDGKTKLQLVWQPINPTKEEAEAFEASRSQHGNGWGRGFDQLASYLGTL; this is encoded by the coding sequence ATGAGTAATGACAACGAACTTATGGTGGAACCGTCGATATTAATTCGAGAATTTATTGCTCCAAGACAATTGGTTTTTGACGCATGGACACAAGTGAAACATTTGAAAAACTGGATGTTCCCCCAAAAAGGATTTACCTGCGAGTACGTCTCTGCCGACATCAAGCCGGGGGGCTCCTCTCTTCATAAGATGATCGCTCCCAATGGACACGAAATGTGGCTGCTGACGAAATACGAAGAAGTGAATCCTCCTGAAAGTCTTGTTTTTAGACAGTATATTTCTAACGAAGCCGGTGACATTTTGCCTAATACACAGATGCCCAACTGGCCAAAAGAAATGAGGACAACCATCAAGCTTGAAGAGGTGGATGGCAAAACTAAATTGCAGTTAGTCTGGCAACCGATAAACCCGACCAAAGAAGAAGCCGAAGCCTTTGAAGCCTCTCGCTCTCAACACGGCAACGGCTGGGGTCGAGGATTCGACCAGCTCGCGAGCTATCTTGGAACCTTATAA
- a CDS encoding type II toxin-antitoxin system VapC family toxin, producing the protein MGKHIIDTDLYVDLIRTGKSHSVIREIYEKEIPGIHFSSVVAQELLSGVQSALGKRLVRTLLEPFERTGRIVTPTHKVWKEAGDILARIFRIHPEFKSKLPGLVNDGLLAASARSIGVNYCEIISQKERDCMSAGDMDHFDLESGNRNSGNLDNHI; encoded by the coding sequence ATGGGCAAGCACATTATTGACACCGATCTGTATGTGGATCTCATCCGAACCGGAAAGAGTCATTCGGTCATCCGCGAAATCTATGAGAAGGAAATTCCAGGGATTCACTTCAGCTCCGTTGTTGCTCAAGAACTGTTGTCCGGCGTTCAATCCGCCCTGGGGAAGCGCCTGGTTCGGACGCTTCTGGAACCATTTGAGCGAACAGGAAGGATCGTGACTCCGACTCATAAAGTTTGGAAGGAAGCCGGAGACATTCTTGCGCGAATCTTCCGAATTCATCCTGAGTTCAAGAGCAAACTACCGGGACTTGTAAACGACGGTTTGTTGGCTGCAAGTGCCAGATCGATCGGAGTCAATTATTGTGAGATCATTTCGCAAAAAGAAAGAGATTGCATGTCCGCGGGGGATATGGACCACTTTGATCTGGAATCTGGGAACCGGAATTCCGGCAACCTGGACAATCACATTTAG